One Synechocystis sp. LKSZ1 genomic window, GGTCATTTTCCCGATGACGTCAATCGCAACATTCGGCCAGTAGGAATTAATTGTTTTTACACTCAGGCTAGTGGCCAAGTCCCCTTCGATTCCCGCTATGACTACGATGTTAGTCCTGGGGCCAACTGCTATGTCCAGATTGTTTTTCTGGGTAAAAATAATGAGAAAGAGGCCCCCCATGCCGGTACGCGACGCTATCCTCAAGCCGGCCTCTACGATTACTCCGAGGTCAGTTCTGGTGCTGATGATTTAGTCTATAGTTTGGGGGTTAACCCCTTCGATCTGCCCTGTTAAGGTTATTGCGGAATTTCCTATGCCACGTTTCGACCCCTATAATCTCCGCCTTCAGATTAGTCGCATGTTTGAGCAAGGCCAGTCTGTCTTCTGTACCTTCAAAGTCCAGGACTGGCTACGGGAGCGCGGCCTAGACCCCAACGATTATGAGATTTTCTTTCATCCCCAAGCGGCTGTTCCACCGGCCCAAGGAAAAATGAGCGTCGAAATTGAGCTACGGCGCAAAGATGGCCAACCCGTTGACCCCGACCTCCAGGCCGACATTAATTACTTTGCCTAGGCTGGTTGAGCTTAGGGCCTGACCTCCAGTTGAGTCGTGGCTGTCCGGCCAAAGTTCTCTGGGGCATAGCGCAGAGAAACCTCGGCCCCGGGCCAATCAAAAGTCCCTGGTGTAACCGAGCGGACAAGGTAATGGAGATGGTACACCCCCGGCCCTAGTCGGTCGCCGTAGGCAGTGACTTGATCCCGATGGATCTGTTGGTAGGTAATCTGCCAGCTACTAGACGTGGCCTGTTGGTAGCGGGGGGCTGTCTGAAAACTCGCATCCACGGCTTCGAGGCCAGCGGGTAGGGGGTCTTGGATAAGCAGATGGTGAACGGGCCGGTCAGCAATGATTTCCAATTCCAGATCAAAGACTTGGCCGGGTTGGAGGGTAATAGGCTTAGCCTGGCCAAGGCCCTGTTGGGCCAGGATGTCTTTTTGATTGGCGGGCCGGAGGAAACGGGTGACCCGCAGGCCTTGGAAACGCCCCGGCGCTTGGCCCGACAGACGGTAACGGTAGGCGACTAGGTAGTAGAGAGTTCCCGGGCCGGTTTTTTGGAGTTTCAGGGTCGTGTCTCCAGAGGGGAGTTGCTGGGGAGAGAGGTTGATTTGCTGAGCCGTTGAGGTCGGCGAGAACTTCAGGCTATCTAGGGCCTTGCCGCCTAATTGGGCCGTTACCTTAAATGT contains:
- a CDS encoding type II secretion system protein GspG, whose amino-acid sequence is MLSRSSLHLLIALSYRPSRLRQSGSGFTLLEILIVSVGLGILAALAFPSYMGAVDKAHYAEAKSQMGCLARELQGFRLENGHFPDDVNRNIRPVGINCFYTQASGQVPFDSRYDYDVSPGANCYVQIVFLGKNNEKEAPHAGTRRYPQAGLYDYSEVSSGADDLVYSLGVNPFDLPC